The Cohnella abietis genome has a segment encoding these proteins:
- a CDS encoding carbohydrate ABC transporter permease — MRSTTFSKGLMYFVIAVIVVVYLYPLLYTFNISLKTSNNFMLDPVGLSESLHWKNYLDAWKTGNFGNYIMNSFIYTILVTVMTILLNIFLAFPIARQYIRGAQFLTLFMLAAMFLPDGTIPLFQLFLKMNLYNTSLGYIITLLSIGGLTFYFFVSYIKAIPKDFDEACAIDGCGYLRYMFMILMPLMKPAIATMIIFNAMNVWNDIIRATIFLSNDKLYPITKGLFVFFGVHNNNWTVLTAALIIVSLPITAFYLTFQRYIVDGALAGAVKS; from the coding sequence TTGAGAAGCACTACGTTTTCTAAAGGCTTGATGTACTTTGTAATTGCTGTAATTGTCGTCGTGTATCTGTATCCGCTTCTCTATACCTTTAATATCTCTCTGAAGACCTCTAATAATTTTATGCTTGATCCTGTAGGACTGAGTGAATCTCTTCATTGGAAAAACTATTTAGATGCATGGAAGACTGGGAATTTTGGGAACTACATTATGAACAGTTTTATATATACGATACTCGTTACTGTGATGACGATATTGCTTAATATTTTCCTTGCCTTTCCGATCGCACGTCAATATATAAGAGGTGCGCAGTTTCTAACTCTATTTATGTTGGCTGCGATGTTTCTGCCAGATGGAACGATCCCGTTATTTCAATTGTTCTTAAAAATGAATCTGTATAACACGAGTTTGGGCTACATTATTACTTTGCTCAGCATTGGTGGCCTTACTTTCTATTTTTTCGTTTCCTATATTAAGGCGATTCCTAAAGACTTTGACGAGGCCTGTGCCATTGATGGCTGTGGTTATTTGAGATATATGTTTATGATCCTTATGCCGCTCATGAAGCCTGCTATTGCGACAATGATCATATTTAATGCTATGAATGTTTGGAATGATATTATCCGAGCTACCATTTTCTTGTCTAACGATAAACTATATCCCATTACTAAAGGACTGTTCGTATTCTTTGGGGTTCACAACAATAACTGGACGGTATTAACTGCAGCCTTAATTATTGTATCCCTACCGATTACTGCTTTCTATTTAACTTTCCAGCGCTATATCGTAGATGGTGCACTTGCCGGAGCTGTTAAATCTTAA
- a CDS encoding beta-mannosidase, with the protein MIELQQSNLQKISLNGIWNYRMVGDPDWKNANVPGTLLTDLLSANEIQDPFDRDNDNLLLPLFDNDYEYSRTFEWSGDSAQGRKQFLQFDGLDTLAEVRLNGAWILDTDNMFRTYRVDVSSLLQSGTNELVIRLNSPVQYMKEKQAKKPLFGIPMVVPGFTHLRKAHYMSGWDWSPKLPDCGIWKDVTLLNVSHAMLKDVYIHQRHEEGRVRLGFDLDLERFTDIPLEASVDIVAPDGTKWQLSDSIGQFSTGEIIIEQPDLWWPRGYGEQSLYKVEVALCNGDTVLDRKQYKIGLRTLTVNTDADEWGNQFAFEVNGIKIFSMGANYVPEDNLLGRLTRERTERLIKDCAEANFNTIRVWGGGFYPGNNFYELCDQYGIMIWQDFMFSCGIYDFSESFIENSLKEIEDNVKRVRHHASVGLYCGNNEIEMFFGDGRIESTDENKDGYVRLFEKEIPTLMATIAPDTFYWPGSPSSGGDFLNTNSEDYGDGHYWEVWFGNKPFTEYRKTYFRYMSEFGFESIPDMKTIEAFTIPEDRNLFAYVMENHQKNPSGNQIMLTYLSETFQYPKDFSSLIYVSQIMQAEAMRYGVEHWRRHRGRCMGALYWQLNDCWPTLSWSGIDSFGRWKALHYYSRNFFAPILVSACEEGTQVSLHVANETRDSVHGQLHWKLRDAQSSILLYGSKEIAVSALTSEEIVSLELAENLVTMDDKRNTYLEYYLEVGSEIIGRATVLFVPAKYFQFKNPGLKFTVTEQTTFYEISLTAEAFAKYVQLSLTDIEGVFSDNYFDLSAGDVKKVRLNKADLDNATVQLKDIIDSLKVLSIVDSY; encoded by the coding sequence ATGATAGAGCTTCAACAATCAAATTTACAAAAAATAAGCCTTAATGGGATTTGGAATTATAGGATGGTGGGCGATCCGGACTGGAAAAATGCAAACGTCCCCGGCACGTTACTTACCGATCTATTGTCGGCTAATGAAATTCAAGATCCTTTTGATAGGGATAATGATAACCTTCTCTTACCTCTGTTTGACAATGATTATGAGTATTCCCGTACTTTTGAGTGGAGTGGAGATAGCGCCCAAGGTCGCAAGCAATTTTTACAGTTTGATGGTCTAGACACGCTTGCAGAGGTTCGACTAAATGGAGCTTGGATCTTAGATACAGATAACATGTTTAGAACCTATAGGGTAGATGTTTCTTCCTTATTACAGTCTGGGACTAATGAATTGGTTATTCGCTTAAATTCACCTGTCCAATATATGAAAGAAAAACAAGCGAAAAAACCTTTATTCGGCATCCCGATGGTCGTGCCGGGTTTCACTCATCTACGTAAAGCGCACTATATGTCAGGTTGGGATTGGAGTCCGAAGCTTCCCGATTGCGGAATTTGGAAGGATGTTACACTCCTCAATGTATCACACGCCATGTTGAAGGATGTCTATATCCATCAAAGACATGAAGAGGGAAGAGTGAGGCTCGGATTTGATTTGGATTTAGAAAGATTTACGGATATTCCATTGGAAGCGAGTGTTGACATTGTTGCTCCAGACGGGACAAAGTGGCAGCTTTCGGATTCAATTGGTCAATTCTCAACCGGTGAAATTATTATTGAACAACCAGATTTATGGTGGCCAAGAGGTTACGGGGAACAATCTTTATATAAAGTTGAAGTCGCACTATGCAATGGAGATACCGTGCTAGATCGTAAGCAGTATAAGATAGGCTTACGCACGCTTACGGTAAATACGGATGCCGACGAATGGGGAAATCAATTCGCCTTTGAAGTAAATGGGATCAAGATTTTCTCCATGGGTGCGAATTACGTCCCGGAAGATAATCTATTAGGGCGTTTGACTAGAGAACGAACAGAGAGATTGATTAAAGATTGTGCGGAAGCCAATTTCAACACGATTCGGGTATGGGGTGGAGGATTCTATCCTGGTAATAATTTTTATGAGCTATGTGATCAATACGGGATAATGATATGGCAGGATTTCATGTTTTCCTGTGGCATCTATGATTTCTCAGAATCATTCATTGAGAATTCACTGAAAGAGATTGAGGATAACGTTAAGAGAGTTCGCCATCACGCTAGTGTGGGTTTATATTGCGGGAATAATGAAATCGAAATGTTCTTTGGTGATGGGCGGATCGAGAGTACAGATGAGAATAAAGACGGGTATGTCCGACTTTTTGAGAAAGAAATTCCTACACTTATGGCGACTATTGCGCCAGACACTTTCTATTGGCCGGGCTCACCTTCTTCAGGCGGCGATTTCTTAAATACGAATTCTGAGGATTACGGGGACGGTCATTATTGGGAGGTTTGGTTTGGCAATAAGCCCTTTACAGAATATCGCAAAACCTATTTCCGTTACATGTCTGAATTCGGATTTGAATCTATACCCGATATGAAGACGATAGAGGCATTTACAATTCCAGAGGACCGTAATTTATTCGCTTATGTCATGGAAAATCATCAGAAAAATCCATCGGGCAACCAAATCATGCTCACTTATTTATCAGAGACGTTTCAGTACCCGAAGGATTTCTCTTCCTTAATATATGTATCACAGATTATGCAAGCTGAAGCTATGCGTTATGGCGTGGAGCATTGGCGGCGTCATAGAGGACGTTGTATGGGAGCTCTCTATTGGCAGTTAAATGATTGCTGGCCGACCTTATCCTGGTCGGGTATCGATTCTTTTGGCCGCTGGAAAGCACTGCATTATTACTCCAGGAATTTCTTCGCACCGATTCTTGTTTCTGCTTGCGAGGAGGGTACACAAGTATCGTTGCATGTAGCTAACGAGACGAGAGATTCCGTTCATGGACAGCTCCATTGGAAATTACGTGATGCACAATCAAGTATTTTACTTTATGGAAGCAAGGAAATCGCCGTTAGTGCACTCACTTCAGAGGAAATAGTGTCACTGGAGCTGGCAGAGAATCTTGTTACGATGGATGACAAAAGAAATACGTATCTGGAGTATTATCTGGAGGTAGGGTCTGAGATCATCGGTCGGGCAACTGTATTGTTTGTCCCAGCTAAGTACTTTCAGTTTAAGAATCCAGGGCTGAAGTTTACTGTTACGGAACAGACGACCTTTTATGAAATCAGCCTAACGGCAGAGGCTTTTGCTAAATATGTTCAGCTTTCTTTGACGGATATTGAAGGTGTGTTTAGTGATAATTACTTTGACCTTTCTGCTGGTGATGTTAAGAAAGTTAGATTAAATAAAGCAGATCTGGACAATGCGACAGTCCAGTTAAAGGATATAATCGATTCCTTAAAGGTGCTTAGTATAGTAGATAGCTATTAA
- a CDS encoding carbohydrate ABC transporter permease: MSSNFSVWRKWSLILWMIPGILIYLVFFAGPSIATAVLSFTDISGTPGAPWKYIGLDNYKEFLFLSNKRDVVDALRRTFIYTIAVVVFQTSIGLLFALLLNNKFKGQSVARTIIFTPVVLGVTVVGILSTLLLSNDGPINVILGWFGTSSTFLSSYDAAFPTVIAVNIWMYAGFTMIIFLAGLQTIPKDLYEAGYIDGTTPWSKFTKITFPLLLPTLITNLLVTMIGSLQNFQIIYVTTGGRFDTVTLPMMIVNAAFGMGVSSSGGTGSSYREGYAASLSMLLFVIILVFTILSQYYGSRKEREMF; the protein is encoded by the coding sequence ATGTCATCCAACTTTAGCGTGTGGCGCAAATGGTCTCTCATCTTATGGATGATTCCAGGTATCCTCATATATTTAGTCTTTTTTGCTGGACCATCAATTGCTACTGCTGTTTTGTCCTTTACCGATATATCAGGAACTCCAGGTGCGCCATGGAAATATATTGGATTGGATAATTATAAAGAATTCCTATTTTTATCAAACAAACGCGATGTTGTAGATGCATTAAGAAGAACGTTTATTTACACCATAGCTGTGGTCGTATTTCAAACCTCTATTGGTCTTTTGTTTGCGTTACTTCTGAACAATAAGTTTAAAGGTCAGTCAGTTGCGCGTACGATCATTTTTACGCCTGTTGTACTAGGTGTCACGGTAGTCGGTATTTTATCTACGCTATTACTATCTAATGATGGACCTATTAATGTAATCCTTGGCTGGTTTGGGACTAGCTCTACTTTCTTAAGCTCCTATGATGCGGCTTTTCCTACTGTAATTGCCGTTAATATCTGGATGTATGCTGGATTTACGATGATCATATTCCTTGCAGGCTTACAAACGATTCCTAAAGATTTGTATGAAGCGGGCTACATAGATGGCACAACTCCGTGGTCCAAATTCACCAAAATTACTTTTCCGCTACTGCTGCCTACCTTAATCACAAATCTATTGGTGACGATGATAGGTTCATTGCAAAATTTCCAAATTATATATGTAACAACCGGCGGTAGGTTTGATACTGTTACGCTACCGATGATGATTGTAAATGCCGCATTTGGGATGGGAGTTAGTTCATCGGGAGGGACGGGTTCTAGCTATCGTGAAGGTTATGCCGCTTCACTATCTATGTTATTGTTCGTCATTATTCTCGTATTTACGATACTAAGCCAGTACTATGGAAGCCGTAAGGAGCGTGAAATGTTTTGA
- a CDS encoding GH92 family glycosyl hydrolase, whose protein sequence is MSLLQYVNPLQGTDSTYDFSNGNTLPLVMKPFGMASWSPQTNEKGKGWFFHPNHRVFQGIRLTHQPSPWIDDYGHLVIMPQSGPLCLSASKRSSSFKPEEMSVKPDHFKISLQRYPITLELTPTDRCASMRINYRELELSRLIIAPIEGECNWKLDSDARRLTGYTRAKAAGAPDNFATYFVFEFDCEIDLANSSTFSGNEQVDNGWSKPQEALGAFIGFLPSESGIVNVRVATSFISVEQAAINLRSEVGIRSFEEVRAEASETWEKTLNRIDIEAELEDDRRTFYTCLYRVSLFPRMWYEYDEEGSQIHYSPYDGKIYPGPMYSDNGFWDTYRTTVPLFSLLYPTRLGEILQSWVNAYKEGGWMPKWVSPGERSVMPGTLIDAVFADAYVKGIQGFNIETAYEGLLKHATVNADKPALGRRGLDDYNRLGYLPCDTYHESVSNTLDYVYGDFCIAQLAKGMGKEADYEFLITRAKGYAKLFDPSVRFMRGKKEDGTWNELFDPLTWGGEFCEGGAWQSSWAVPHDLLGLANLMGGRDAFVQRLHELMNEPPVFKVGSYGFEIHEMSEMAAIDFGQFAICNQPSFHIPYIFTALGQPSSTQYWVRKAAEELFSAETDGLPGDEDNGSMCAWYLFSAMGFYPLSPGAPQYVMGSPLFQRLTLHLEDGNDLIIEASDNGTANKYVESVQMNEESHNQLFFTHEQLQSGAHIRFQMRGTPSEKTYEAEALPFSMSKI, encoded by the coding sequence ATGAGCTTACTTCAATATGTGAATCCTTTGCAAGGAACGGATTCCACCTACGATTTTTCTAACGGTAATACGCTCCCTCTCGTCATGAAGCCATTCGGGATGGCTTCTTGGAGCCCACAAACAAATGAGAAGGGGAAGGGGTGGTTTTTTCATCCTAACCATCGCGTCTTCCAAGGAATTCGACTGACTCACCAGCCTAGTCCATGGATTGATGACTACGGACATTTGGTCATTATGCCGCAGTCTGGACCACTATGCTTATCTGCCTCCAAACGCTCCTCCTCGTTTAAACCAGAGGAGATGAGTGTTAAACCTGATCATTTTAAAATATCGCTGCAGCGGTACCCGATCACTCTAGAGTTAACACCAACCGATCGATGTGCCAGTATGAGAATCAATTATCGTGAGTTAGAGCTCTCGCGATTAATCATTGCGCCTATTGAGGGGGAATGTAATTGGAAGCTTGATTCTGATGCCCGCCGTTTAACGGGATATACAAGGGCGAAAGCTGCAGGAGCACCTGATAATTTTGCTACTTATTTTGTGTTTGAATTCGATTGTGAGATCGATTTAGCTAACAGCAGTACATTTAGCGGTAATGAACAAGTGGACAATGGATGGTCAAAGCCACAGGAAGCGCTAGGTGCGTTCATCGGGTTTCTTCCATCGGAGTCCGGAATCGTGAATGTAAGAGTGGCCACTTCATTTATTAGTGTAGAGCAAGCTGCGATAAATTTGCGGTCTGAAGTCGGAATTCGTAGCTTTGAGGAAGTACGTGCAGAAGCTTCTGAGACATGGGAGAAGACTCTGAATCGCATCGATATTGAAGCGGAGTTAGAAGATGATCGGCGTACGTTCTATACGTGCCTTTACCGCGTAAGTTTATTTCCACGTATGTGGTACGAGTACGACGAAGAGGGATCGCAAATTCATTACAGCCCTTATGACGGAAAAATATACCCAGGCCCTATGTATTCCGATAATGGGTTTTGGGATACGTATAGAACAACCGTACCGCTGTTCAGCCTGCTTTATCCAACTAGATTAGGTGAAATTCTGCAATCATGGGTGAATGCTTATAAAGAAGGCGGATGGATGCCGAAGTGGGTTTCACCGGGTGAGCGAAGTGTCATGCCGGGTACTTTAATTGATGCGGTATTTGCGGATGCCTATGTTAAGGGAATTCAAGGCTTCAATATCGAAACAGCCTATGAAGGATTATTGAAGCATGCCACTGTAAATGCAGACAAACCTGCGTTAGGACGTAGAGGCTTGGATGATTACAATCGGTTAGGTTATCTTCCCTGCGATACTTACCATGAGAGTGTAAGTAATACGCTAGATTACGTTTACGGTGATTTCTGTATCGCCCAGCTTGCTAAAGGCATGGGTAAAGAAGCTGATTATGAATTTCTAATCACAAGAGCGAAAGGCTATGCGAAGCTATTTGATCCGTCTGTTCGGTTTATGCGTGGGAAAAAAGAAGACGGAACATGGAACGAATTGTTCGATCCGTTAACATGGGGGGGAGAATTCTGTGAAGGCGGCGCATGGCAGAGCAGCTGGGCAGTGCCTCATGATTTATTGGGATTAGCCAACTTAATGGGTGGACGAGATGCTTTTGTGCAACGACTACATGAGCTGATGAATGAGCCGCCAGTCTTCAAGGTAGGAAGCTATGGCTTCGAAATTCATGAAATGTCGGAAATGGCAGCGATTGATTTTGGTCAATTTGCGATTTGTAATCAGCCTAGCTTTCACATTCCTTACATCTTCACAGCACTCGGACAGCCTTCCTCTACGCAATATTGGGTAAGAAAGGCAGCGGAGGAGCTGTTTAGTGCAGAAACAGATGGGCTTCCAGGGGACGAAGATAACGGGAGTATGTGTGCTTGGTATCTTTTTAGTGCTATGGGTTTCTACCCACTCAGTCCTGGAGCTCCGCAATATGTAATGGGCAGTCCCTTGTTTCAACGATTGACCCTGCATCTTGAGGATGGAAACGACTTAATTATTGAAGCAAGTGATAATGGGACGGCTAACAAATATGTGGAATCCGTACAGATGAATGAAGAGTCCCATAATCAGTTGTTCTTTACGCATGAGCAGCTACAATCAGGTGCGCATATCCGTTTCCAAATGCGGGGTACACCTTCAGAAAAGACCTATGAAGCTGAGGCATTGCCTTTTTCAATGTCGAAGATTTGA